A region from the Cannabis sativa cultivar Pink pepper isolate KNU-18-1 chromosome 9, ASM2916894v1, whole genome shotgun sequence genome encodes:
- the LOC133031315 gene encoding 2-methylene-furan-3-one reductase-like encodes MFASICASSSSSSSLLEFSVLKKQPFFDPRQLAKHVFGASKVAATASTAKLELLKRLGADWSIDYTKENVEEIQEKFDVVYDTVGQVEQCLKVVKEGGKVVSISKPAVGAIFYGLSSSGITLEKLEPYLENGKVKAVIDPKGLFPFANTMEAFAYLETSRATGLSFIPFHEWLGLFWL; translated from the exons ATGTTTGCTTCTATTTGtgcttcttcatcttcttcttcttctcttctagaATTTTCTG TTCTTAAAAAACAACCCTTTTTTGATCCGAGGCAACTAGCAAAACATGTTTTCGGGGCGTCGAAAGTGGCTGCAACCGCAAGCACAGCCAAGCTTGAGTTGTTGAAAAGGTTGGGAGCTGATTGGAGTATTGATTACACAAAGGAGAATGTTGAGGaaattcaagagaaatttgATGTAGTGTATGATACAGTTG GACAAGTTGAACAATGTTTAAAAGTAGTGAAAGAAGGTGGGAAGGTTGTGTCAATATCTAAGCCAGCAGTTGGAGCAATATTTTATGGTTTGAGTTCAAGTGGTATTACTTTGGAGAAATTGGAACCTTACTTGGAGAATGGTAAGGTTAAGGCAGTGATTGATCCCAAAGGCTTATTCCCTTTTGCCAATACTATGGAGGCTTTTGCTTATCTTGAGACTTCTAGAGCTACTGGGTTGTCATTTATCCCATTCCATGAATGGTTGGGTCTTTTTTGGCTTTAA
- the LOC115722161 gene encoding uncharacterized protein LOC115722161 translates to MEGGSPELQCVGKLEIASPKPLGFLCGSIPVPTDRSFHSFNSSSDLIPSPQTVTAPRYRMLPTETDLNSPPLLSTFPDKVLPIVRPSEGDLSWDVDTVSSNLTKKCEALAVTGLAEYGDEIDVIAPADILKQIFKIPYSKARLSIAVQRIGQTLVLNAGPDVEEGEKLIRRHNSQTKSADSLFLNFAMHSVRVEACDCPPAHHVPSQEQSNSSVLPGVSAQFVGRPDVVQHEGSNHSSGYAQFKHDGLFWGNKKNKRNKGPDPMKKVSQVSEKTRTTVQDSDKHKRVSDDGFLRVLFWQFHNFRMLLGSDLLLFSNEKYVAVSLHLWDVTREITPLTWLEAWLDNVMASVPELAICYHQNGVVQGYELLKTDDIFLLKGISEDGTPAFHPYVVQQNGLSVLRFLQENCKQEPGAYWLYKSAGEDVIQLFDLSAIPKNHSSSDCDDCSSSLPSIVHKERSDSLYSLGTLLYRIAHRLSLSMAPDSRAKCAKFIKKCLEFLEEPDHLVVRAFAHEQFARLILNHHEDLEMMSKAFPVECEITVSDAEEESSYFLNNVSDLDISEHVSSVVAEERSLCEGRECFEELVTDTSIKMTLEANASSPIEPITSSTTDIGDSQDVVPTSCDDGSCALYDLSASTTHVVQTVADPISSKLAAIHHVSQAIKSLRWMRQLQNTESELKDQDSETPDTPPPSMDLSICACGDADCIEVCDIKEWLPRSKLDHKLWKLVLLLGESYLALGHAYKEDGQLHQALKVVELACSVYGSMPQHLKDSRFISSMIGCSLLQTKFNYENDRMRSYNGDGKDVLSSSNGSLTAEQLSSSYLFWAKAWTLVGDIYVENYMVKGDEISIETERKSSTAVLKVSSEVVKEVKRLKKKLGQYMKNCSSCSLVNCSCQSDRANSGSSASSRNGDVHSTAYGRKHNKKSYAKNNIYSLLADHEDGNTSGKKENIQTADGGQLHHNRDFGLLADVSNANEFVVKEVATTNSEKTGDTSKMHDMGSSMTSQSDIPPSETPRGKNGGIFKYLRGPIVGDVEYHLSAALTCYKEARKAVTEFSSGLGELQPVVKKIGWVCNELGRYRLERKELKKAEIAFADAIKAFREVSDHTNIILINCNLGHGRRGLAEAMVSKINDLEVHGLFHNAYSHALETAKLEYSESLRFYGAAKSELNTVEGEDEAMLSNLRTEVYTQFGHTYLRLGMLLARKDVTAEVYRSGATEDEHLCFSNGRRTRKEVQKHEISANDAIREALSMYESLGELRKQEAAYAYFQLACYQRDCCLKFLESGHKKSNFGKGEGNTLVRVKQYASLAERNWQKAMDFYGPKSHPTMYLTILMERSALLSGLSNPLHSNAMLESALSYMFEGRNISETAFNSLKIDDPKLHSKFWGQLQILLRNMLASVLSVGGNKPSSPQAQPAPSPYISGDAVKLRELYGKSLTSSDFSQLNAMYLLWTS, encoded by the exons ATGGAAGGTGGATCGCCTGAGCTTCAGTGTGTTGGCAAGTTGGAGATTGCCAGTCCCAAGCCCCTTGGCTTCCTCTGCGGCTCTATTCCTGTTCCCACTGACCGATCCTTTCATTCTTTCAACTCCTCTTCTGATCTCATTCCTTCTCCCCAAAC TGTGACTGCTCCTCGTTATCGCATGCTTCCAACGGAGACTGATCTTAATAGCCCTCCTCTACTCTCCACTTTTCCAGATAAGGTTCTTCCAATTGTCAGGCCCAGTGAAGGAG ATTTATCCTGGGATGTTGACACTGTTTCATCAAATCTCACCAAGAAATGTGAGGCTCTTGCTGTAACTGGTTTGGCTGAGTATGGAGATGAGATAGATGTGATTGCTCCAGCTGATATTCTGAAGCAGATTTTCAAGATTCCATATTCCAAGGCTCGTTTGTCAATTGCAGTTCAACGAATTGGACAAACACTTGTTCTAAATGCTgg GCCTGATGTTGAAGAGGGTGAAAAGCTCATTAGAAGACATAACAGTCAAACAAAATCTGCAGATTCTTTGTTTTTGAACTTCGCCATGCATTCAGTAAGAGTTGAGGCTTGTGATTGTCCACCAGCTCATCACGTGCCATCACAGGAGCAGTCAAATTCTTCTGTTCTTCCAGGAGTAAGTGCCCAGTTTGTGGGGCGACCGGATGTTGTTCAACATGAAGGATCAAATCATTCTTCAGGCTATGCACAATTTAAGCATGATGGTTTGTTTTGGGGTAATAAGAAGAATAAAAGGAATAAGGGTCCTGATCCTATGAAAAAAGTTTCACAAGTTAGTGAGAAGACCAGGACAACAGTGCAAGACTCTGATAAACATAAAAGAGTTAGTGATGATGGATTTCTAAGGGTTTTGTTTTGGCAATTTCACAATTTCCGGATGCTCCTTGGTAGTGACTTGCTTTTGTTCAGTAATGAAAAATATGTCGCTGTTAGCTTGCATTTGTGGGATGTtacaagagag ATTACTCCATTAACATGGCTTGAAGCCTGGCTTGACAATGTTATGGCAAGTGTACCAGAGTTGGCGATTTGTTATCATCAAAATGGTGTTGTCCAGGGTTATGAACTTCTGAAAACtgatgatatatttttattaaaaggaATCTCTGAGGATGGTACCCCTGCTTTTCATCCATATGTTGTCCAACAAAACGGCCTTTCTGTTTTGAGGTTCCTTCAAGAAAATTGCAAACAAGAACCTGGAGCATATTGG CTGTATAAAAGTGCTGGTGAAGATGTTATTCAACTTTTTGATCTTTCTGCTATTCCCAAAAACCATTCATCCAGTGATTGTGATGATTGCTCAAGTTCCCTGCCTTCAATAGTGCATAAAGAAAGAAGCGACTCCTTGTATTCTTTGGGGACTCTCTTATATCGAATTGCTCACAGACTCTCACTTTCAATG gcacCTGATAGTAGGGCAAAATGTGCAAAATTCATCAAGAAATGTCTAGAGTTTCTGGAAGAACCCGATCATTTG GTTGTACGAGCATTTGCACATGAGCAATTTGCAAGGCTTATTTTGAATCATCATGAAGATCTGGAAATGATGTCTAAAGCTTTTCCTGTAGAATGTGAAATTACTGTCTCTGATGCTGAGGAAGAGTCCTCATACTTTCTGAACAACGTTTCTGATTTGGATATCAGTGAACATGTTTCCTCTGTGGTAGCTGAAGAGCGGTCTTTATGTGAAGGTAGAGAATGTTTTGAAGAATTAGTAACAGACACTTCAATAAAGATGACATTGGAGGCGAATGCATCTTCTCCAATTGAACCTATAACATCAAGTACAACAGATATTGGAGATTCTCAAGATGTTGTACCAACATCTTGTGATGATGGAAGCTGTGCATTGTACGATTTGTCTGCATCAACCACACATGTTGTCCAAACTGTTGCTGATCCAATCTCTTCTAAGTTAGCTGCAATACATCATGTTTCTCAGGCTATTAAATCTCTTAGGTGGATGCGCCAATTGCAGAACACTGAATCAGAGCTGAAGGACCAGGATAGTGAAACTCCAGATACACCACCTCCATCCATGGATCTTTCAATTTGTGCATGTGGTGATGCTGATTGTATTGAAGTTTGtgacattaaggaatggcttcCAAGATCAAAGTTGGATCATAAGCTGTGGAAACTTGTTCTTTTGCTGGGAGAATCCTATTTGGCACTTGGGCATGCATACAAGGAAGATGGCCAGTTGCATCAAGCATTGAAGGTTGTAGAGTTGGCATGTTCTGTTTATGGATCAATGCCTCAGCATCTTAAGGACTCGAGATTCATCTCATCAATGATAGGTTGCTCATTGTTGCAAACAAAATTCAACTATGAAAATGACAGGATGAGATCATACAATGGTGATGGGAAAGATGTGCTATCTAGCTCAAATGGAAGTCTTACTGCTGAGCAGTTGTCTTCATCATACTTATTCTGGGCCAAAGCATGGACACTAGTTGGAGATATATATGTTGAAAACTATATGGTTAAGGGTGATGAGATCTCGATAGAAACAGAGAGAAAATCTTCTACTGCAGTGTTGAAAGTATCATCTGAGGTCGTTAAGGAAGTTAAAAGGCTCAAGAAGAAGCTCGGGCAGTATATGAAGAACTGCAGTTCATGTTCTCTGGTAAACTGCAGCTGCCAGAGTGATAGGGCAAACAGTGGAAGCAGCGCAAGTAGTAGGAATGGAGATGTGCACTCAACAGCTTATGGCAGGAAGCATAACAAAAAATCTTATGCAAAGAATAACATCTATTCACTTTTGGCAGATCATGAAGATGGAAATACTAGTGGCAAAAAGGAAAACATTCAAACTGCTGATGGTGGGCAATTGCACCACAATAGAGATTTTGGACTTTTAGCAGATGTTTCTAATGCAAATGAATTTGTTGTAAAAGAAGTGGCAACTACCAATTCTGAAAAAACTGGCGACACTTCGAAAATGCATGACATGGGATCATCTATGACTTCTCAATCAGATATTCCTCCAAGTGAAACACCTAGAGGAAAAAATGGTGGCATATTTAAGTACCTTCGAGGTCCTATAGTTGGAGATGTCGAATACCATTTGTCTGCTGCTTTAACCTGTTATAAAGAAGCCAGAAAAGCAGTGACTGAATTTTCATCTGGTTTGGGAGAACTGCAACCTGTTGTTAAAAAGATAGGGTGGGTATGCAATGAACTTGGAAGATACAGACTTGAAAGGAAAGAACTGAAAAAAGCAGAAATCGCATTCGCAGATGCTATAAAAGCATTTAGAGAAGTTTCTGACCAcactaatataatattaataaattgtaACTTAGGTCATGGTAGGAGAGGATTAGCTGAAGCCATGGTGTCAAAAATCAATGATCTTGAGGTACATGGACTTTTTCATAATGCATACAGCCATGCTTTAGAGACTGCAAAACTTGAATACAGTGAATCACTTAGATTTTATGGAGCAGCAAAGTCTGAATTAAATACCGTGGAAGGAGAAGATGAGGCTATGTTAAGCAATCTGCGGACAGAGGTATATACACAATTTGGTCATACATATCTGAGGCTTGGCATGCTTTTGGCAAGGAAAGATGTAACTGCAGAAGTTTACAGAAGTGGAGCCACAGAAGATGAGCATTTGTGTTTCAGTAATGGCAGACGAACAAGAAAAGAAGTGCAAAAACATGAGATTTCAGCTAATGATGCCATTAGGGAGGCCTTGTCCATGTATGAATCACTAGGTGAATTGCGCAAACAAGAGGCTGCATATGCTTATTTTCAGCTAGCTTGTTACCAGAGGGATTGTTGTTTGAAGTTTTTAGAGTCAGGTCACAAGAAAAGTAACTTTGGTAAAGGTGAAGGCAACACTCTCGTACGGGTCAAGCAGTATGCATCTCTTGCTGAAAGGAACTGGCAAAAGGCGATGGACTTTTATGGACCAAAATCGCATCCCACCATGTATCTGACCATACTGATGGAGAGATCAGCCCTTCTATCAGGTCTTTCAAATCCTTTACATTCAAATGCG ATGTTGGAATCAGCTTTATCTTACATGTTTGAAGGGCGTAACATCTCTGAAACGGCTTTCAACTCGTTGAAAATCGATGATCCCAAATTGCATTCTAAGTTTTGGGGTCAGTTGCAGATACTTTTGAGAAATATGTTGGCTTCTGTACTTTCAGTAGGTGGAAACAAACCCTCTTCTCCTCAGGCTCAACCAGCTCCATCACCCTACATATCTGGAGATGCTGTTAAACTTCGGGAGCTTTATGGAAAGTCTCTCACGTCCTCTGATTTCAGTCAATTAAATGCCATGTACTTATTGTGGACATCCTAA